GAATAATAAACAATACGGGTACTAATACTACCAAACATACTTTAATTACCATTCTACAGTCATCGAATCTATAATGATATTGTAGTAggatatttaaaatacaaaactttagTTACCTATAAAACCAAGCATCCAATACTAGTAAAGAAAATGGAACAAtgaaatggttttgtaatttcagACATTATTCAATCAGATAGGTGTAGGGGAGATCTGAGTTCAGCTGAAGATAACCTCAGTTTGACCTCTGATGTCAACATGATGCAGGTAAACGATTACGGAGAAGTTGAAATATTGGGACATCTAGGTTGAGATAAGCAAAAGGCCAAATAGGTTTTAAAATGCGAGGTTTTTGTATTTTGATGTTTGTGAAAAGTTGTTAAGCACAGGAAAATAGATCGTTATGTTTTTTAACCGACCAAATAtaaggaggttttcaattataatgtttttatttctttctctaTTTAAAATTACGCATTACACGTTATACTTGCCTTCTTATATACAGTAATATAATGTATAACTATGTTGCCTATAAAAACTATTATCGTTACAGTTGTGTGACtacaattttgtttaatgtACCATATCTTTTTACCGATAAATAACACTTAGTGCTGTTTTTAcctattttcttttcataactTTTGCAATTTTTGCGATTTTCGTTAGTACTCAGAGGGGAGTAATAGGTTCCACATAAACTATTCCAGAACATTAGTAATTCTGTGTATCTATTCTAATAATTATAGCAcacaaaaagtaaacaaatattccagaaaattataattacgatTTTCCATTTAAACAGGCCGAATTTACAGAACAAAACTCCAATACAAATTATTGGCTAAAACCCGTAGAGACCGGTCGTTCAACGCagaacgtttatttttattttattaatgtaaacaTTTCGCTGGACTTTGTAACACAAATCTGAGCACTGTGTTAACGAGCACACGTGAATCTAGATCTTTGGACTAGAAATAATAAGACTGAATTAGCTATGATAGTTTTAttgcaaacatttgtttttatttctgtaactTTCAAGGCTAATCAAATTCAAGGCAAATATGCATTCTACTCTTTTATTCGGTGGAAATATCTGAGACTAAGCAGGGTGTAATTTCACCGGACATATTGCTGATAGATGTCAGTATGGCGAGTGATAGTGAGgaatggaagaagaagatatcgaataaaattggaaacagggcaggaagataattaagtataatttgGCGTTTatgatttcaatataaataagcaTAGGCATTCTAAATAAGTCCTATGGAACCATCTAGAAGATATTATGATAgtcaatcaattaattaattttatacgcACATTTCGTCATAAATGGCATCCTGTTTACAGTAAACAACCTTTTTAGGTCACACGTCAAAGATGCGGTCTAAAATTCCTTCGTTTTAATAGGACGAGAGTAAATTCACGACAACCAATAGAAGgtttgtttataccctaaaggctccaaaacgaACGAAcagatttgaacaattctttcactgttgggaagctagattattctcgagtaacataagctatattatattcAGGTACGTACAGTATGAAACTgctagtttacaataaaattattggcAATTGATATGATGTAAACCTTATTGCCTAACAATCATAAACTTTGTTTATAACAAAGTTGTTAATATGATAACTGCTTCGTTGCTACATACATACTTTCTACGAATCATAATAAAACGTTAAAGGTTAGgtgaaattacaataattacgtAATAGATCGTTCTAACTGTTTCACTTCGGCCTAACCTCCCCTAAGTCCCTGCCAACCTGTTGTCtgtgtttatttacaaatgctACGCGAAACCGGACGAAATCTCTAGAATGTACCTTACATACTTCGACATCGCCAAGCCAAAATGAACCTTTACAACATCTCTTAAGACTCAAATTTGTCTTCAAAGTCTTGAGATATTACGACATTCTGTTAGAAAAATTGACTCAAGTGTTCCAGAAGGCGGACGGACGTTTATCCTTTATGAATTGCAAATGAAATGAAACCTTATTGTGTGAGGTGAAAGTTGATATTGGAGTGATAAGTTTTGCCGGTGTAGGGTTTAGTGGCAAAACCTGTAATGAGTTAACGCAACGGTAGCGTCAGCATGTTAAGTGGACCGGTTTGatgcttgtttgtttttttttttttaatattaatatttgtttacagaAGTGGTATTAATGCATTGATGTTATTAGCGAAGTCATGAACAGAATACAGAAAGAATAATTTTggaagtcaatatttttttctgacaattcggtattatataaaatattttattatataagtttcaaagtaaaaacatttcaaaatatttgcaaaaaaagagAAAAGACATGTAAAATGTCACTAGGTGCTAATTTTTAACGCCAATTCTTACctaacaataaaaattgcatCGCTTGTTACTTAACTTATGTTCAAAACAAGTTTTTTACCGAATAATTACActgaaaaaaactaatatatcaTACTTTTCCCTTAGAAATTAATATGGCCTAATGTTTAACACGTATTtcagttagattttttttatctttaacataatttatcatAATCACAATAATACCCATaacaaaatctataaataaacaaaacttaccGAGTGGGTTTCCACCGAGCAAGACAATTGAGTCACCTCGACACACGTAACCAAGAGGTCAACGACCTGCGATATTTCCAATGACGTTacgacattttatttatttggtcaaCATCGGTAAAAGCATTTCTCTTTGGTCGGTAGATATGACTGAGATATTGGAGGTAAAATTTGGTTAAAaggtaaaagtaatttttagtAAACTGTTTTAGTAAGGCTTAAGTTATTGTGCCAAGAAAAgactgttttcttttattttttggatttttcaTAATACATATGACCTCTAAAAAAATCTTGGCAGTTAGGTAAACcccgaataaaaaataataattcgacgaaataaaacaagtaaataatagaaaatcaaacgaacttacctgtaaGTGACGTTCGATGACTATTAAACGATGTGATTCGCCCGAAGAgattacacttatttacttgtagTAGCACGGATATGTGCTGCCATCTTACACACTACTTTAGAgcaaccatatttaaaaaaaataattatgcgcGCTCTAATGTGGGTATCTCATACACGTTTGCCCCTTTGGCCATCGTTAGCCACTATTTCGTGAAAATTTGGGAAGGATCTAAAGGTATTTTGATCAGGGACAGGGAGGGAGTGTAATCTCTTCGGGCGAATCACATCGTTTAATAGTCATCGAACGTCACttacaggtaagttcgtttgattttctattaaacTTCAGTGATTCGCCCTTCGAgattacacttatttacttgtagATGTTTAAAGTCTCACGAAATAGGTAAAAAGAGAGGAAACGTTTGGATAGAAAAGTGATAGAaactacaaaatacataatcagataatgtattattgtaatttaaaaacttatttatcagCATGTAAAGGAAAACAAAGTCATCTTCATTATACGTCGTTGACCGAGGCCATCCTACAAATAGAACGAGCAAAGACATCAGAGGTATCTGCGATCACTTCTCTATTGTAGAACTTTGCGAAGGTTTCAGATCTACCGGTCCAACCTGcggttctttttattatatctaagcTCACTCCGAACCTATTGGCGGCAGACGTTGCTGCATGTCTTGTGCTATGTGCACAAAAAATAGACGTGTCTATGCCACTTTCACGAAGGGTGACCTTGATCCAACGACTTAAAGATTGTGAAGTTACATTATTAAACGGTTTCTTAAAACTAATCAATAAGGAATCACAGTTAGATTTTCTCTTTGTTGCTGATACACTTAAATAATGTTCTAAAGTCCTAGCAGGACATATGGAAGGTCTTTCATCGAAATAAGGAAGAATCAATGTTGGCGGCGTACGATTCACCGCCGAGGTTTTGATTTGATCTGTGATGTTAATTACGAacttttcattgtatttttaatgttagacAATTTAATTAACGACAATGTCTGTACCCGATGTGCAGTTATTAAGGCCAAAAGTGTTGTCAATTTCTTGGACAGTCTCTCAAACGAAAAGTCTGAATTAGGGTACCAAGCACTTAAGTAATCTAAGACAATAGCCGGATCCCATGTAAAAGTATATCTTGGTTGTGGGGTTCGCAATTTGTATACTCCCTTCATAAACCTCGTTACTTGAGGGTCATTCATAATCACTGCATTTAACACAAGTGACAGTGCTGCTTTATTACTATTAATTGAACCATATTTTTGACCCTCTtgaaaaagaataacaaaaaaatctaacacaTGAGTAACAGATacatcaaataaattcaaattcctatcttGACAGAAGGCGAACCAACGTCTAAAACAAGTATTATACTGTCTAAGTGTACTCTCTGCTAATGACGCTAACATGACGTCGGCAGCAGCAGAAGGAGAACCCTGCCTCAGGAACGCCTGCCTGATAATACTCCGGCAACCAGGGTAAGACTCTCTTGAAGCTTGTGTTCGCGACTGTAAGGGGATGACAACAATTTTGTATTAGATTTTAATTCAATAGGCTCGGTAATCAACAGCTTCCTAAAAGTGGGTACCAAGGCTGCGTTGGCCAGAGAGGAACCACAACAATACCTTCAGCTTTATCAAAatgatttttgtaaaacttttattattaagcaAAATGGGGGAAAtgcatagaaaaaataattagaccAGGTCAAAGTAAATGCATCCACCTTATATGCTTCGGGATCTTTGTGCCAAGAAACAAATTTCGAACATTTCTTATTCAATCGACTTGCAAACAAATCAATCTCAGGCTGGTTAAATTTTTGCATATAAAACGATAAGCGTCGTCGGCGAGTTCCCATTCGACGTCAGCATGTATGCGACGAGATTCCGCGTCCGCGATATAGTTGTCACGAGAACTAATATAAGAAGCAAAACATATAAGCCTCGCTCTTCACACCACTGCCAAATCTTGCGACTGATTGAATTGAGATGGGGATATCGTATACCACCCATCCTATTGATATAAGAAATAGCAGTAGAGTTGTCAATCCGTAAAAGAATCTCACAATTGCTAAAATTTTTGGCAAAATTTGTAATCCAAAAATGCTGCTTTCAgctctaaataattaatatgttttgtcAACTCTTCGCTAGACCATTGCCCGCTGGCGGTTCTACCAGAGCAATTCACACCCCAACCAGTTCGAGACGCGTCTGAGTATATTTCCAACTTGTAGTCACCAGATCGGATAGGGCTAGCGCAATGATCAATGTTACGTAACCACCAGTCAAATTCTTCACGTAAGGGCATaggtaaattaatgtattgattGTAATCATCATTTTGTTTCAAACTCAGATACTTAATTCTTTCAAACTTCTTTGTATAAAGCCAGCCATACTGCGATGCTGGACAAATCGATATTAGCAATCCTATCATATGAGCGAAGTTACGTAACTTGCACCGTTTTAAACTAGAAAATGCATGAGCTCATCCTtgatcttttgtttcttttctagAGGAATGCTTATTGTACAATTTTGTGAATCAAACAGAAAACCTAGAAAGATAGCAGTTTGACTGGGTGTACTTacactcttttttatatttattgtaaaacctAGTGATTGCAACAAGTTTTGAGTAATTTCATAATTTCGTTTACAGTCACTACTAGTATTTCCGAATAACAACAAATCATCCAAATAAATGACAGACAATAGCCCCTGATTACGCAGAAATTCCATTACGGGCGcatgatttttaataaaacataggGTGCTATATTAAGACCAAATGGTAAAACTTGAAATTCATATAGCTTTCCTAACCAATAAAAACGCAAATACTTTCTAGATTCGCAATGAAcactaattgaaaaatatgcatCTTTAAGGTCAATTGAACACATGTAAGCATGCTTAGACATGAGCCTCATTGCAGTTCTGTAATCTTCAAGTTTAAAATGTGGCGCggtaataaacttatttaatgattttaaatttaaaataaatctattggtTCCATTGCTCTTCTTGACAAGAaagatatttgataaaattgacCATCACATGGTTCACATAGACTAATGGCGCCAATACTTAAAAGATTCTCAATTTCTTTAGTCATGGCTAACTCATCTGCATTGGATTTGGGAGTGTTTTGTGGATAAATGCTAGACTGAAAGATATCATTTGAAACAGGAATTCGCAAACCATTAACCCAGGATAAGACTACTGGATCATTCGTGATGTGTAAccaattataatagaaatatttcaatctaCCAGCCTGTACATTAGTGCCGTTCACCTCGGCTAGCGGCGCGAGGGCCGGCTCTGCTGACGTGGAGCACGACGGTCCGTCGCACGGCGCGTTGATGGCTGCTGCTTGCGCCCACCAGCCGTCGGGTTCGGTCTCGCTGGCGCGCGGCGAGGCTGTGACTGCGGCGGTGGCGGGCCCTCCAGTTTAAAGCCCTTGGAGTTGATCCTTTCGGTTGCAAATTTTGGGTGGTAACTTCGGCTTAGCAGCCGAAGATTTTAACTCGGAACCTGTTTTATAATAGCTTTCAtagattttaaattatcttgAAGATCAGTACCAAATAACATGTGATCACGTTTAAGGTCCTTAACACTATCTTTGATCTCTTTGTTAAGGCACGACAGCAAAAAATTCCTTCTAGTTTGTGTCTCATCATAATGTGCATGACACAAGAGTCTACCGGCATCACTAAGGCATTTTAACATCTGACACTTGAACGTCTCGTCGATGGAAGTAGTTGTCAAAACAGACGTGATTGTATTTGCCAAACTTGTTATGACAACAGACAAAATCTTCTGTTTATCAATCAGAATATCGTCTCTCTTCAAGGCACTTTCATTCACCGCCGCTCTTATTTCAGGATTAAGTGTCGGAGCCTGAGCAACTCTAAGATTATCAGGTACATTATAGGCCTTCAATATCTCATTTTAGTTTGATCCTTAATACCATTAACTAATATATCAGACCAGCGGCTAGCAATGTCTTTGTGAACATTCACACCGAACTTCTCTTCCCTCACAGGCTCTTCTCCgagtaaacacaaaatatcagGTTGTAGGTCTAATTCCTGTATACCTTCCGTAGGCGCATTTTCTAGCGGCGGCGGTATATTTGGCGTGGACGTGGCCACGGGTATAACAACAGAAGTAGGATCAGGTGCGGGAGCAAAAGTTGCCGTCGGTGCGGGCACGGATATACTATTGGTAGCCGAGACGTTTGAATGTGAAGTttgatttaatgtaaaatttacTTCATAAGGGCTCCTGAAACAATAGTAACAAATTCATGATACAAACTCACGGTTTGTACTCTAGAATTAGGTAGTTATCCGTGTCATCCACATAACTGTAAACATAACTCACGACATAGCCTCCCGGACTATGTTCTAGAGTTTCTGTGCTACCACATATACAGCGATTAACCTTACAGGTTAAACTGAAGTATACTATTGGTTGGTATTAGCCTTGCAGACTAAACTCATAGCACTAGACGGTAAacaaaaaacgatttgtttgaaaagtagGTCAAGGTCACGCTGTCGAAGAGTGtcgttcgaaatttaaatatcCATGTATGTACAAACCTCCGTTTTGTGGAGTCTCCTGCGGCGACCCGGGGTATTCGTTATCCGAATATCGATCACGTTCTAAACTTGAAATGGATGCACTGCGGTAACTCCTTTGTTTACGGCGAACTCGAGACATCTTTTTCTCGTATTTTCTGATTTTTCGAGCCAAATACTCTTCTTCGTCGTGGTGTTTTCGTTTTCCCAtgatttaaacacaaaaaacccactaaaatatccaaataactaataacgataaaaaaatacgtgCGCGATGGCAGCCACACAAAACGTGTATGAGATACCCACATTAGAGCgcgcataattattttttttaaatatggttgcTCTAAAGTAGTGTAAGATGGCAGCACATATCCGTGCTActacaagtaaataagtgtaatcTCGAAGGGCGAATCACTGAAGTTTAATACTGACCGGcacataaaaatacttaaacaaaaacatgcaaaattgacataaatagaaacaaaacctaCATAACTTTGCTATGTACTTTCTTAAACATccaatcaaaaataaacacataccAATCAgactaaaatataacatacatacattagcCTCAGCTTTAACCATAGTTCTACTTACCTCTTTACAGAATATTATCTACAGTTATGAAAATAAGACGACTTTGTACTGACGTCAATACGAAGAGATAGTTTTTCGAAGAACGCATTAACTAAGAGGAAAATACGTCTAAAAAGAAATTTTATGATATCTCTGGTGAATCATAGTTTGGCAAAACATTGATGACTAATTGTCTATGTGTTATGGttatataattttctcattTTAATATGCAcgattaatttagtttttaaagtgttacatatttttattacttcatggaaaaaagtaaaaatacttttgatattattattccTTGTATAACTTTCTTAAAAAGGGTGCCAGTGGAGTTTcaccatgagaccaactttttggaaccatgCAACTAGTGTAAcatttcataagagcctgcaaagccCTATTTTAATTTCAACACATCACATGATGTGTtgacttgttttttttatttatttggctacTAAATAAAGTAGAATTTCACACAATCTTTCAGGTTGAGtagttaacaaaattaaatgagaGATGCATTCGTACATTATTAAAGCAATTTCCTTCAAATTACACTTACACAGacaaaacataagtaggtaacacTCTCTAGAGTAAATCCATAAATAATTACAACACTGTACAGACAGCAAAGAAATCATCAATCACTCGAAACCTTTTTTGTTGAACTTGAAAGGTTGCTATTGTtgatagataaataaacaaaaaaaccggccaagtgcgagtcggactcgtgcacgaagggttccgtaaattacagttaaatcaacctatctcaaaaactataagagatactttgatcaaaccaaaaatcgttgaaagagttaattagcatgcatcacctctattttttttagaattttataccccgtagttataaaaatagagggggggggacatactttttaggactttgagagctgatatctcaaaaaccgttcactttaagaaaaatgttttttagaaaactttatatcattttaaaagacctttccattgataccccacacgggtatgtacatcgaaaaaaaaaatttcatccctcagttacatgtatggggggccccacccccaattcttttttttactatttagtgtcatatttttgtagcggttcatacaacacatattcccatcaaatttcatcactgtagtacttatagtttccgagtaaatcggctgtgacagacggacagacggacagacggacagacggacagacggacatgacgaaactataagggttccgtttttgccattttggctacggaaccctaaaaaacatcTGAAagtgttatttgtttttgttttgtagtaagAGTAAAAGTGCTTGACCTACAAGTGAGTGCATCGCTAGTTTTGCTAACGGTACCGCGCACACAGACGCGGTCATTGCCCGCgttgtgcgtgtgtgtgtgtgtgtgagtaaaCACGTCGCTGCGCAGGAGTTGCAAACTACAGCTTTTTGCTATGAAAGTGGATTTATACTTACAACTTtgtgtatattatgtagttttagcAGAGGTGTAAGTCACTGTACTATTAACTTTTTTTGCATATAGAAACGTTATCAAATACCTGGAAAGTGTTATGGTTCAATCAAGTAACGTAACAGCACCTATGTAGTTATCGATCAAATGGCTGAAAATGGAAGAATTGTGTTAACATTATCAAAGACATGAAATAGTGTGACAAGGAAATGTGTATATTGTGTAGATCTTTTACCATATAGGTGCTTTCATGACTCAAAAACAATCCTGGAATATTCTAGAAGAGCAATGCAAGTAAAATTCTCACTTTtactcaagtaaataataatgaatctATTCATTTCAGAAACGTTACTGCATTACATAACTTCCTTACTAaagttaacataaaaataatgacgCAGATGGAATTAAAGAACCATTAAACATTTATCACAATTCATGGGACATAAAATTTCAATGTCACCCGATAACATATCTATCACCCACCTAACTCACACACGGAAACATTAGTCGAACTTTCCAAATGTTGAGAGCACCTGGTTTTACCGCTGCGGTTATCAATGAGCGGCGTACATTCTCGAAACACAACCAAGCCTATATAAGCCCTGCGCTCGCCTGCAACCGCCATAGTACATTACGAAAGCAAACACGACGCAACGAACGATGCAGAAATACATTATACTCATTGCATTCCTCGCCACCGCGGCCTGCCATGAGCCTAGGAAGCACAGAGTCGACGATCCCTTCTCGGCCCTGGACAAACACATCACCCACACACTCGCGTACCACTACCTGTGGCCTTGGAGTCAGCTCATCAGGGCAGCCGCAGCTTTGGACATCGAGGAGGCTCTAGAGGAACCCCAAATTGTGTCAGACGCTGAACAATTGCGAGTGAACCTCAACGTCAGGAGATTCAAACCCGACGAGTTAAGGATCAAAGTGAAGAACCGTTACATCATTGTTGAAGGAAAGCACAAGGAGACGGGAGACGCTCAGAAGTTTATGGCGAACCACTTCGTCCAGCGATTTGTGCTCCCACCCGGCAGCAAGCAGGAGGAAGTGACCGCTGTTCTCAAGGAAAATGGTGTTCTTACTGTGAGTGTGCCCAAACACGAGCTTCCTCCCCCACCACCTGAGAGGGAAGTGCCCATTGAAGTCAGACTGCCAGAAAAGGTTGAAGAAAAACCTGTCGAACAGGATAAGACAGAGAAACCTGTCGCAGAGGACAAAACTGAGACAACGACAGAGAAAAAGGAGGTTCCAGTACAAACATCTTCGGCTACACCACTGGAGCAGTTAGACCTAGTTGAGGCAACAACCCACGTTGGCAAGATCAGGAAGAAGGAGCTCAAACCTACTCCTAAAACGTCAAAGGACAACGAAGTATCAAAAGGACTGGACGGCAACGGATTAGATTACGCACTAGTTGAACAAGAAGA
The window above is part of the Helicoverpa armigera isolate CAAS_96S chromosome 3, ASM3070526v1, whole genome shotgun sequence genome. Proteins encoded here:
- the LOC110380310 gene encoding protein lethal(2)essential for life, producing MQKYIILIAFLATAACHEPRKHRVDDPFSALDKHITHTLAYHYLWPWSQLIRAAAALDIEEALEEPQIVSDAEQLRVNLNVRRFKPDELRIKVKNRYIIVEGKHKETGDAQKFMANHFVQRFVLPPGSKQEEVTAVLKENGVLTVSVPKHELPPPPPEREVPIEVRLPEKVEEKPVEQDKTEKPVAEDKTETTTEKKEVPVQTSSATPLEQLDLVEATTHVGKIRKKELKPTPKTSKDNEVSKGLDGNGLDYALVEQEE